From a single Deinococcus ruber genomic region:
- a CDS encoding GNAT family N-acetyltransferase — protein MPVRPAERTDVPAILDIYNEAVLTTTASYDLAPVSLASRLDWFDHKQAAGQPVFVWDEGGRVLGWSAYGPFREKPGYAYTAEHSVYVGSAVRGKGLGKALMLAVIAQARAAGMHVLVGGLDADNAASLALHTSLGFTQVAHFRQVGRKFGRWLDLVFMELRLDEGEREDRE, from the coding sequence ATGCCCGTTCGTCCTGCCGAGCGTACCGACGTTCCCGCCATTCTCGACATCTACAACGAAGCCGTTCTGACGACCACCGCCAGCTACGACCTCGCGCCCGTGTCGCTGGCCTCGCGCCTCGACTGGTTCGACCACAAACAGGCGGCGGGGCAGCCGGTCTTCGTGTGGGACGAGGGCGGGCGAGTGCTGGGCTGGTCGGCGTATGGCCCGTTCCGCGAGAAGCCCGGCTACGCGTATACCGCCGAACATAGCGTGTATGTCGGGTCGGCGGTGCGGGGCAAAGGCCTGGGCAAAGCGCTGATGCTGGCCGTGATCGCGCAGGCGCGGGCGGCAGGAATGCATGTGTTGGTGGGCGGCCTGGACGCCGACAACGCCGCCAGCCTCGCCCTGCACACCTCGCTCGGCTTCACGCAGGTGGCCCATTTCCGGCAGGTGGGGCGCAAGTTCGGGCGCTGGCTCGATCTGGTGTTCATGGAACTGCGGCTGGACGAAGGTGAACGAGAGGATCGGGAGTAG
- a CDS encoding RNA methyltransferase produces the protein MSEVSESGALPTLPTTAARLAVVLVSPKTPGNIGAGARAMLNMGASDLRLVAPRCDHLTGEAVAFAVHAEGVLRSARLYDTLSDALADRDLSIGTTARHRADLPDPQHPALLRPLVQASHAPALVFGPEESGLSNEDLELCQLSVRVPTAEYASLNLAQAVLLVCYEFLQGQGTGQAGIPEQLQPGPRKLATRFEMDGLYAHLRDTMLITGYSDEVRVTHTLRLWRTWLDRAHLNSAETRLFRGLLRQVRWKINESRTLAQLPPLPPALLRPGDVQDDVPETGD, from the coding sequence GTGTCTGAAGTTTCTGAATCTGGAGCCCTTCCCACCCTTCCCACCACGGCTGCCCGGCTCGCGGTGGTGCTGGTGTCGCCCAAAACGCCCGGCAACATCGGGGCTGGGGCGCGGGCGATGCTGAATATGGGTGCGAGCGATCTGCGGCTGGTTGCCCCCCGCTGCGACCATCTGACGGGCGAAGCGGTGGCCTTTGCCGTGCATGCCGAAGGTGTCCTGAGGTCGGCCCGGCTGTACGACACCCTCTCGGACGCGCTGGCCGACCGCGACCTGAGCATCGGCACCACCGCCCGCCACCGCGCCGATCTGCCCGACCCGCAGCATCCGGCGTTGCTGCGCCCACTGGTGCAGGCGTCGCACGCCCCGGCGCTGGTGTTTGGCCCGGAAGAATCGGGCCTGAGCAACGAAGATCTGGAACTGTGTCAGCTCAGCGTGCGCGTGCCCACCGCCGAGTATGCCAGCCTGAATCTGGCGCAGGCGGTGCTGCTGGTGTGCTACGAATTTCTTCAGGGGCAGGGCACCGGGCAGGCGGGCATTCCCGAGCAGCTTCAGCCCGGCCCGCGCAAACTCGCCACCCGCTTCGAGATGGACGGCCTGTACGCCCACCTGCGCGACACCATGCTGATTACCGGGTATTCGGATGAAGTGCGCGTGACGCATACGCTGCGGCTGTGGCGCACCTGGCTCGACCGCGCCCACCTGAACAGCGCCGAAACCCGGCTGTTCCGGGGCCTGCTGCGACAGGTCAGGTGGAAGATCAACGAGAGCCGCACCCTGGCCCAGCTTCCGCCGCTGCCGCCCGCCCTGTTGCGGCCCGGAGACGTGCAGGACGACGTGCCGGAAACCGGAGACTGA
- a CDS encoding ferritin-like domain-containing protein encodes MSNDTNTPRNPERRAALGTLGLMGLGTATLGLLNSNALAAPTKDIDPAVLNFALNLEYLEAAFYLAAVGRLNELKAIGGGADIRLPAGLDASTGMQFKDSTVQAFVKDIAEDELSHVKFLHAALGKAAVARPVIDLAGAFDAAGQAASGGAIKGFNPYANELFFLHGAFIFEDVGVTAYNGAATLLTNPAYLQAAAGILAVEAYHGGAIRTLLYQQRQVTAAAGLYVGQVVGAISALRAKVGGGKDAGLSDNTGAIIAPADKNGVAYARSTREVLNIVYLAPNAMKGGFYPNGLNGTIK; translated from the coding sequence ATGTCAAACGATACCAATACCCCCCGCAATCCCGAACGCCGCGCCGCCCTCGGCACCCTGGGCCTGATGGGACTGGGCACCGCCACCCTCGGTCTGCTGAACAGCAATGCCCTGGCCGCGCCCACCAAAGACATCGACCCCGCCGTGCTCAACTTCGCGCTGAACCTCGAATATCTGGAAGCCGCGTTCTATCTGGCAGCAGTGGGCCGCCTGAACGAGCTGAAGGCCATCGGCGGCGGCGCAGACATCCGGCTGCCCGCTGGGCTGGATGCCAGCACCGGCATGCAGTTTAAAGACAGCACCGTTCAGGCCTTCGTGAAAGACATTGCCGAAGACGAGCTGAGCCACGTCAAGTTTCTGCACGCGGCGCTCGGCAAGGCGGCGGTGGCGCGTCCGGTCATCGATCTGGCAGGAGCCTTCGATGCGGCGGGTCAGGCGGCGTCGGGCGGGGCCATCAAGGGCTTCAACCCCTACGCCAACGAACTGTTTTTCCTGCACGGCGCGTTCATCTTCGAAGATGTCGGCGTGACGGCCTACAACGGGGCCGCTACCCTGCTGACCAACCCCGCGTATCTTCAGGCAGCGGCTGGCATTCTGGCGGTCGAGGCGTACCACGGCGGAGCCATTCGCACCCTGCTGTATCAGCAGCGTCAGGTGACGGCGGCGGCTGGCCTGTACGTGGGTCAGGTCGTGGGCGCGATCAGTGCGCTGCGGGCCAAGGTGGGCGGCGGCAAGGATGCGGGCCTGAGCGACAACACCGGAGCCATCATCGCGCCCGCCGACAAGAACGGCGTGGCCTACGCCCGCAGCACCCGCGAAGTGCTGAACATCGTGTATCTGGCCCCCAACGCCATGAAGGGCGGTTTCTACCCCAACGGACTGAACGGCACGATCAAGTAA
- a CDS encoding RNA 2'-phosphotransferase yields the protein MSGSTPSITLSRRLSYLLRHAPHEAGLTLAPGGWVAVEDLLRGLAQSGPPVSREQLAAVVAGSEKQRFSFDASGERIRANQGHSVPVDLELLPQTPPDVLYHGTAAQFTAAIFREGLQRRQRHHVHLSPDKDTARTVGARRGRPVILTIDAAAMHTAGHLFYRSENGVWLTDSVPPEYLAVLPG from the coding sequence ATGTCTGGCTCCACTCCTTCCATCACCCTGTCGCGCCGCCTGTCGTATCTGCTGCGGCACGCGCCCCACGAGGCGGGCCTGACGCTGGCTCCGGGCGGCTGGGTCGCCGTCGAAGACCTGCTGCGCGGGCTGGCGCAGAGCGGGCCGCCCGTTTCCCGCGAGCAGCTTGCCGCCGTGGTCGCGGGCAGCGAGAAGCAGCGCTTCAGCTTCGATGCTTCGGGCGAGCGAATCCGGGCGAACCAGGGCCACAGCGTCCCCGTCGATCTGGAACTGTTGCCCCAGACGCCGCCGGATGTGCTGTATCACGGCACGGCAGCGCAGTTCACCGCCGCCATCTTCCGCGAAGGCTTGCAGCGCAGGCAGCGCCACCACGTTCACCTGTCGCCCGACAAAGACACCGCCCGCACGGTGGGAGCGCGGCGCGGCAGACCCGTCATCCTGACCATTGACGCAGCGGCCATGCACACGGCAGGCCACCTGTTTTACCGCAGCGAAAACGGCGTGTGGCTGACAGACAGCGTGCCGCCGGAATATCTGGCCGTGCTTCCTGGTTAG
- a CDS encoding histidine triad nucleotide-binding protein, which translates to MSPTLFERIIAREIPSTVVYEDDDYIAIKDIAPKAPVHLLVIPKKVSTRIDEISDAAEMGRLWLTAVKVAQSQLADYRLVVNVGAGGGQEVFHTHIHVLGGWDTGSAVGFGG; encoded by the coding sequence ATGTCTCCTACCCTGTTCGAGCGCATCATCGCCCGCGAGATTCCCAGCACCGTCGTGTACGAAGACGACGACTACATCGCCATCAAGGACATCGCGCCCAAAGCTCCGGTGCATCTGCTGGTCATTCCCAAAAAGGTGAGCACCCGGATCGACGAAATTTCGGACGCTGCCGAGATGGGGCGGCTGTGGCTGACGGCAGTGAAGGTGGCGCAGTCTCAGCTGGCCGATTACCGCCTGGTGGTCAATGTGGGCGCGGGCGGCGGGCAGGAAGTGTTTCACACGCATATTCACGTACTGGGCGGCTGGGACACAGGCAGCGCGGTGGGCTTCGGCGGCTGA
- the meaB gene encoding methylmalonyl Co-A mutase-associated GTPase MeaB, with protein MHPLAPPLLSGSRRALARAITLAESTRPEHEQQAQALLAEVLPHAGNSLRVGLTGVPGVGKSTFIEALGLRLADAGHKVAVLAVDPSSPVSGGSIMGDKTRMPQLTVHPNAFIRPSPSSGSLGGVTRRTREAITLCEAAGYDVLLIETVGVGQSETQVAAMTDLFLLLTLPNAGDELQGIKRGIMELADLCVVNKADSDPAAANRAQSELNSALHLLTPRGARWQPRALQASALTGKGIAEVWDAAQEYRRTLGDALALRRQSQLLGWFDELLREAVWQRFLNAQNTDDLTARRREVQAGTLTPVQAVAALLGAAKSPTAGAGL; from the coding sequence ATGCACCCCCTCGCTCCTCCGCTGCTGAGCGGCTCTCGCCGTGCACTGGCCCGCGCCATCACGCTGGCCGAATCGACCCGCCCGGAGCATGAACAGCAGGCCCAGGCGCTGCTGGCCGAGGTACTGCCCCACGCGGGAAACAGTCTGCGGGTGGGACTGACGGGCGTGCCGGGCGTCGGCAAATCGACCTTTATCGAGGCGCTCGGCCTGCGGCTGGCCGACGCGGGCCATAAAGTCGCGGTGCTGGCAGTCGATCCCAGCAGCCCGGTGTCGGGGGGCAGCATCATGGGCGACAAAACGCGCATGCCGCAGCTCACGGTGCATCCGAACGCGTTTATCCGGCCCAGCCCCAGCAGCGGCAGCCTCGGCGGCGTCACGCGGCGCACCCGCGAGGCCATCACGCTCTGCGAGGCGGCGGGGTACGACGTGCTGCTGATCGAGACGGTGGGCGTGGGACAGAGTGAAACGCAGGTCGCCGCCATGACCGACCTATTTCTGCTGCTGACGCTGCCCAACGCCGGAGACGAATTGCAGGGCATCAAGCGCGGCATCATGGAACTGGCCGATCTGTGCGTGGTGAACAAGGCCGACAGCGACCCGGCGGCGGCCAACCGCGCCCAGAGTGAACTGAACAGCGCCCTGCACCTGCTGACGCCACGCGGCGCACGCTGGCAGCCCCGCGCCCTGCAAGCCTCGGCCCTGACCGGAAAGGGCATCGCGGAGGTGTGGGACGCCGCCCAGGAATACCGCCGCACCCTGGGCGACGCCCTGGCCCTCAGGCGACAGTCGCAGCTCCTCGGCTGGTTCGACGAACTTCTGCGGGAAGCAGTGTGGCAGCGCTTCCTGAACGCCCAGAACACCGACGACCTGACGGCGCGGCGGCGCGAGGTGCAGGCGGGAACGCTGACGCCCGTGCAGGCGGTGGCGGCGCTGCTGGGAGCAGCAAAAAGCCCCACCGCTGGGGCAGGGCTTTGA
- a CDS encoding GAF domain-containing sensor histidine kinase: protein MLVVVAYEWLARRLGDQGSEITAHLLFYGLAGPLATYFTLRWITEGERTRLKAEQELRRLYVQLSTQNERLGAVQTLMREVADAPDLEAVLQAAAQGAVRATGATHARLSLAGLELNSQVSGTARGSTLLESPSADLRELRVPLSTGPLHVGQGRQGEMKLYFDAPPTPETEELAQAIGAEVGSALASAQQRSRDLITLYEVDQSIRAERNMRRLLARVTGNMAERVGAQSRAAYLTDADGRLRLEYAREGDVDVKRGGTVPAFAERVAQAGVPLIASPQEAAGVLHGSQSALGLPMRGEDGLVGVIVLGSAREGAFTGMRVPLLALLASQATLAVRNARAYLHSEEVAIGEERSRIAREIHDGVAQSLAVCAIRLDIVERQIGSDPEKAAEGVRAAASLLREQIREVRRSIFALRPIDLERYGLLETVRRYVQDFGEQNNLKARLSIEGDVTLAPGDEAVMFRILQESLNNVAKHARASSVDVTVQGGNRVKLCVQDDGQGFDPQQVSGRVSSAGGLGLIQMKERVESRGGTYKVSSAPHQGTRIEAQLPQG, encoded by the coding sequence ATGCTGGTGGTGGTGGCCTACGAGTGGCTGGCGCGGCGACTGGGCGACCAGGGCAGCGAAATTACCGCGCACCTGCTGTTTTACGGGCTGGCTGGGCCACTCGCCACGTATTTCACGCTGCGCTGGATTACCGAGGGCGAGCGCACCCGCCTGAAAGCCGAACAGGAACTGCGGCGGCTGTACGTGCAGCTTTCGACCCAGAACGAGCGGCTGGGCGCGGTGCAGACCCTGATGCGCGAGGTGGCCGATGCGCCCGATCTGGAAGCGGTGCTTCAGGCGGCGGCCCAGGGGGCGGTGCGGGCCACCGGAGCCACGCACGCCCGCCTGAGTCTGGCAGGGCTGGAGCTGAACAGTCAGGTGTCGGGCACGGCGCGGGGCAGCACGCTGCTGGAATCGCCCAGCGCCGACCTACGCGAACTGCGCGTGCCACTCAGCACCGGGCCGCTGCACGTGGGACAGGGCCGACAGGGTGAGATGAAGCTGTATTTCGACGCGCCGCCCACCCCCGAAACCGAGGAACTGGCGCAGGCCATCGGAGCCGAGGTCGGGTCGGCGCTGGCGAGTGCCCAGCAGCGCAGCCGCGACCTGATCACGCTGTACGAGGTCGATCAGTCGATTCGGGCCGAGCGCAACATGCGCCGACTGCTGGCCCGCGTGACCGGAAACATGGCCGAGCGGGTGGGCGCACAGTCGCGGGCCGCGTACCTCACCGACGCCGATGGGCGGCTGCGGCTGGAATACGCCCGTGAAGGCGACGTGGACGTGAAGCGCGGCGGCACGGTCCCGGCCTTTGCCGAGCGGGTGGCGCAGGCAGGGGTTCCGCTGATCGCCAGCCCGCAGGAAGCGGCAGGGGTGCTGCACGGTTCGCAGAGTGCGCTGGGTCTGCCGATGCGCGGCGAAGACGGACTGGTGGGCGTGATCGTGCTGGGATCGGCGCGTGAGGGGGCCTTTACCGGCATGCGTGTGCCGCTGCTGGCGCTGCTGGCGTCTCAGGCGACGTTGGCGGTTCGCAACGCCCGCGCCTACCTGCACTCCGAAGAGGTGGCGATTGGCGAGGAGCGCAGCCGCATCGCCCGCGAGATTCACGACGGCGTGGCACAGTCGCTGGCCGTGTGCGCCATCCGGCTGGATATCGTGGAACGTCAGATCGGCAGCGACCCGGAGAAAGCTGCCGAGGGTGTGCGTGCGGCAGCGAGCCTGCTGCGCGAGCAGATCCGCGAGGTGCGGCGCAGTATCTTCGCGCTGCGCCCCATCGATCTGGAGCGCTATGGCCTGCTGGAAACGGTGCGGCGCTACGTACAGGATTTTGGCGAACAGAACAATCTGAAGGCGCGGCTGAGCATCGAGGGCGACGTGACGCTGGCCCCCGGCGACGAGGCGGTGATGTTCCGCATCCTTCAGGAGAGTCTGAACAACGTTGCCAAGCACGCACGCGCCAGCAGCGTGGATGTGACGGTGCAGGGCGGCAACCGCGTCAAACTGTGCGTCCAGGACGACGGGCAGGGCTTCGACCCCCAGCAGGTCAGTGGGCGGGTCTCCAGTGCCGGGGGCCTGGGCCTGATCCAGATGAAGGAGCGGGTCGAGTCGCGTGGGGGCACCTACAAGGTGAGCAGTGCGCCGCACCAGGGAACGCGCATCGAAGCGCAGTTGCCGCAGGGCTGA
- a CDS encoding GNAT family N-acetyltransferase, whose amino-acid sequence MTRARAAAVLRPLTADDAAAYFPLRLRGLEESPLAFGRSAEEYRQETPESVAAALEPLEHERVTFGAFVEGALVGSMTLVRQSGHKQRHKAMLYAVYVAPETRGQRVGSQLLEALLKWAGKVPGLRQIQLAVSVPQDAAYQLYLRHGFTVYGLEPRALHVGGQDVDEYLMVRVLDS is encoded by the coding sequence TTGACGCGTGCCCGTGCCGCTGCCGTGCTGCGCCCACTGACCGCCGACGATGCCGCCGCCTATTTTCCGTTGCGGCTGCGCGGTCTGGAAGAATCGCCGCTGGCCTTCGGACGCAGCGCCGAGGAGTACCGCCAGGAAACGCCCGAGAGCGTGGCAGCCGCGCTGGAGCCACTGGAACACGAGCGCGTGACCTTCGGAGCGTTTGTGGAGGGAGCGCTGGTCGGCAGCATGACACTGGTGCGGCAGTCGGGTCACAAACAGCGGCACAAGGCGATGCTGTACGCGGTGTATGTGGCTCCGGAAACGCGGGGCCAGCGCGTCGGCTCGCAGCTGCTGGAGGCGCTGCTGAAATGGGCGGGGAAGGTGCCAGGGCTGCGCCAGATACAGCTCGCAGTCAGCGTGCCCCAGGACGCCGCGTATCAGCTGTATCTGCGTCACGGATTCACGGTGTATGGCCTGGAACCCCGCGCCCTGCACGTTGGGGGGCAGGACGTGGACGAGTATCTGATGGTGCGCGTTCTGGACAGCTAG